Part of the Palaemon carinicauda isolate YSFRI2023 chromosome 8, ASM3689809v2, whole genome shotgun sequence genome is shown below.
CGTGAACTTTTTGGTAACCGACAATGacttcctgtaaacaaatgaggaaacttatcagtttaaaaagagaTTTCATACAGAACggatataacgaaagttggtatttactgaggaatatttggaccgtttattataggaacacaatttaattgaaccacatcacatcacttcaagttacgctacatacgtcaagtctacatgtataaacgcctaacaatataaccatatcgatgttaacgtcatggatctaataaagaactatatgtgcgtatcAAAATTGTGTTTCACCATCATTTACGTTAAGaatagaagaatagtgcattaacaCCGTTCAGTTAAATTGTTAAACTACCATCAACGACTCACGCTGAAATTCTATTATAACTCTTATACGTGAGCCTTAAGAAGTGGAATTACTGCCTGTTATAAACAACTACAGACAAGATGGAGGAGTCTGATGAGACTGTCCAGAATAGTGCTCCCGTCGAAAACTCGGGTACGACAGTTGATATTCGaacattgaaaaataaattgagatcatcACTTGGCAACGTAACGAAAAAAACGCAATGAACTCACAGGCCTCATGTCAAATCCTGACAACCTGCACTTGGTGAAAATGTGTCTAGAGGAATATAACGAAGCTTTcgataagtacaaaaaaaaattcaattgtatCATGGATAACATCTAAGACGAATTGGAGCAAGACCAGGAATTGTCCAAATATGAGACCAAGGAAATTAGCATTCTGCATTTCCGAAACCATACTGGTGAATGGATAGCCATAAACGAAAAAAGACTTGAAGAAGACCTGGAGAGTCTTTTAAGTCGATCTGGTTCAAAACGTTCTTTCCTTCCTTCTGGCAAATCGGCTATGTCCGAAAAGGTGCGAGCCAAAGCACGCCTCGCAGAGTTGCTTGCCAAAAAAAGAACTtgtgacaaagaaaaaggaacaggaggcaAACACAGAAGAGATTCTATTGGATATCAAAATAGCTAAGACTCGAGCAAAAGCACATGATTTTGCAGAAACCGAAAATGACCTTGGCGATGACAATGTTGGTAACAAAGACAATGAGACACATACCAGCATTATTGTGCAATGACCCAACCATCAGGACATGAATGTTATGGTCACTGGACCTAGTGTAGCTGCTCCTGGAATTTGTGTAAGTGAAGGTGCTAACACGGCTAACGGTGGCAATATGGCTAACCAGGTTATACTGCCTGTCACCCAGGAAAATAGTGCCAGCTTACCCAGTTCAAATCCCAGCACTACACAAGAATTTGTTCCCAGAAATTCTTCAGAGACTGTTACTAACACTCTTGCACCTCCGGTCAACGCTTCGAATGCCATGTCATCAACGTTTCCAAATCAAGAACAGTATACATATCTGCCTATAAATACACCTGTGAACAGTAACTTTGGTGCACCCTATCTACAGCCTAATTCACCTCCAGTTAACACCACACAGCAGTAGATTAGTGGTATAGCCACACCTTTAGCTTTGCCTGCACCGGAAGTTCCCAAGTTTACTGGTGATCTTCTGGAATACAGTGACTTCATACTGGCGTTTGACACCAGTATCTCTTCTAGAACAGCCAGTAGCAGTGACAGACTTTACTACCTTCTACAGCATACCAACGGTGAACCTAAGGACCTCATTAGCAGCTGTATATACATGCAGGCAGACCAAGGCTATAGTCAGGCAAGACAGTTGGTACAACAAGAGTATGGTGATCCTTATAAAGCATCCATGGCATA
Proteins encoded:
- the LOC137645481 gene encoding uncharacterized protein, with the translated sequence MNVMVTGPSVAAPGICVSEGANTANGGNMANQVILPVTQENSASLPSSNPSTTQEFVPRNSSETVTNTLAPPVNASNAMSSTFPNQEQYTYLPINTPVNTLPAPEVPKFTGDLLEYSDFILAFDTSISSRTASSSDRLYYLLQHTNGEPKDLISSCIYMQADQGYSQARQLVQQEYGDPYKASMAYLKQLNEWKPIKPDEGKCLKRYSHYLLKCFSAMQTLTHLAVLDHAPNLQVVVQKLLSYLQNKWREKSTRHRLLENRSSCFGDIVQSVINAAESVNDPVFGREAMHRELNSSKPSKGTPIESAFAMQVNHESQSRTRGFGSPSCFYCGKNHNRDNCADFRQKSL